GCCCTCCTCCGTGGGACAACGCGAGTTCGGCTATGATGGCCAGGTAGTCATTAAGCTCGCGTCGCCTGTGAGGGAAGACTGAGCATATGATCTCCGTGAATCGACTGAAAGCTATTGCAAATTCGGGAAAAGAGAGTATACGGGATGAGAGGGGATTGGGGTTTTTCAGCGTGACTGAAAAGTCCCCGCAATCTATTTGTCGATTGGAATCGGAAGTTGGCAGGAGGGAAAGGAGTAAAGGGAGATCGACGTCTGCACCTGCTAAAATCTGTGCTCGGATGTTGTGAGCTACTTGTGGGGGTTCCGTGGCGATGGCGTTTGGGGGGACAGGCATGGGTGTGGCGGTGAAGAGTGAGTATGATGGTTTCGCTTGGAGGAGAGCGTTGTAGGGGGCTGGAGGCGGAGCTGTGTTTGGCAGCTCGTGCGGCCAAGCGTTTGCCTGGGCTGCGATCCCTGAGCTGGAAGGAGTAGGCTGTGGGACTGAATGGGGAGGCCACAGCGGCCAAGCGCTTGCTTGAGCTGTAATCCCCGGGCCGAAGGGGGCGGGCTGCGGGGCTGAATGCGGCTGCCCGTGCGGCCAAACACGTGCTTGGGCTGCGGGCCCTGAGCTGAGAGAGGCCGGTGGCGGGGCTGTGTAAGCCGGCCATTGCGCCAAGCGCTTGCTTGGACTGAGGGCTCTGCGCTGAGAGAGGTGGGCATCGGGGCCGAGACTGGTGGCGGAGGCGGCCAGACGCCCGCTTGAGTGGTGGGCCTCGGTATCGCTGAGGAGGGAGCCGCGACGGAAAGCTGGGCCGCCGCCGGAACCTCGCCGGGCCTTGCATCAACCGAATCCGGGGCACGGCCTTGGCTTGCTGATGGCCTAGTGCCGTTGTTTGATGTTCTTCGGGAGCTAATCTTGGAGCTGGAAGAAGGTGGGGGAGTCCGGCGAGGCGTGACCGTAAGTTTACTGCAATGTTTAACAGCCTTTTGGGTTGGGGTGGTTTTAGGAGAGAGATTACTTGGTTTGAGGTTCTtgtataaatcatataattccGCTTTGGTGAACTTGCGTGGGGCCTGGATGTCGGAGTTGGTCAGTGCCTGCCTCAGACTTGCCACTGTCCATTTTTCTATAGGTGGAAATGCTGGCCTAGTAGACCGATAGGAAGACGCCGGGAATCGGCTGGGGTTCTCGCCGGAGAAGGCGAGTGTGTGCCTGGGCGTTTTGGAAGGCGAGTGGCTGAACGAGTCGAAGGCCGCCCGAGAAGGAGCCTGGGGCTCGATTGCATTGCTTGGCAGGGAAGTAGTGGTCCTGGAGCCGGTTGGCTGTGGTGATGCGGCCGGGGGAGAGATGGAGTCATCTCCTGACGAGGAATATCCACTGTGAGACATTGTGAACACAACAGACGGGTGAACCAGATGCTGATTAGCCGTCAAATGAAAGgaggtatgtcagctgtatttGTACCCTTGTGTTGATTAGCCTGATGGCGTACCACTTGTGTctaattaggctaagtatctgacgtgctcctcccgaactttgttaataaaacatcatttcaaTCACCCTTTCCAGATCAAATCAGTGAGGAGCTGCAAAGAGATTATTCTTGAGATCTGTTCCAACTTCTATTTGCACCGTGATTACTTGGAAATGTTCTGCGGATGGTTTTTAGGCATGATATTCTCTTATTCAGTAATAACAAAGCTTTTCCAGAAACACTCTAGGACTCCCAGCGGTGTGCGGTATAGTATAGGAGAGctatcaaacacacacacacgcgtgctTTTTCTAGGTATTTAAAATTAACAGCAGGGGGTGTAAAGCAACCGACGGTGAGAGACAGAGCGAGAGAAAAAGAGATAAAGACAGGAATTGACTTTTTGCCATCCCCCAGCGTTCACCCTCTTCTCGTGTTCATTACAACACCATTATCGTTTTGATGTTACCCCCTCCTTTCCTACATACTGTCGGTTTGGTTTTTTAATGTGGTCATTCGGCTACAAGAATTTTTCAACCGAAGAGACATCCATGTCATTACCTTCAATAAGGGTCATTTCCCATAAGGAAAAGGGAGGGATGGGAATGTTATATGGAGTGACTGGTGAACACTACATAAACACAGACCCACTTCCCAGCTCCCAATCCAAGAAATTACGCcgtatgtgtgtgaaatatcCAATGCATGCAGGAAAACACAGGCTTCGACATGAGCTGTGCTTGTCTGTATGACCTGATGTCTCATTCGGCCCTGCTAGAGGCCTCATTATACCTCACCGCTGGTCGTTGGGAGCATGGCATTCAGTCTGACACTGGAGCTGAAGGAGGAGGAAGTCGGGGCTGTTTAGGAACTCGTTCTCATTAAGAGCTGTGTGTGTCACTAGGGAGACTTTCTGCTCCTAACAGCCTCCAAAAGTAGCTGCGCTTCAACAACGGCCACACAATGTCTCCATCTGCAGGGAGAGCTACACCTCCTCCTTCCATCTTTCTTTGCCTGTCCGCATTGTCCGTcattcactctttttttttttaaatctcctgTCTCCAATCTGTGCGCAATgtggtctgtgtttgtttaaacAGTCAGATATGTTTAGCCTGGACAACGACAGGAACAGTGAAAGCAATAGCTCTACTGACAGTAACAAGTTCCTCATCCTGTGAGGATGCAAAATTGGGAGCGAGCTGCCACAGTCACGAATATGTCAGATTTGGCTAATGCTCCTGGAGCCAATATTTCCTGAGTGCATGTTCAACACAAACAGCGGCTCTTGAGGGACAGGTAATCACGGATGGTAGAAACTTCTATCTTCCATCCCATCATAAATTAATTATGATGAGGGATTAAAGTAAACATGAAACAACAATTGTAACCTATTTTGTGTTAGTATTGTCAtgcatttctaaaataaaataggaaTATCTATCAGGAATTTGATTGGTTTGCAAGAAGTGGTTTCAATactccaaaaataaaatgataaaatttaacaacacaggtaacactttacagtaaagATCAATACTTTAATGTCGCGATGAAGTAATGTTGTATATATTAAAACTGTAAAGTTGTATAACTTAATGATTAATGTATTATGAACGAATATGAATTAACAATGAATAAAGTAATTGTGTTCATTGCTAGcagtgttgttactgttaacaaaaaaaaaatttcattttaaataaagttgaaataaagtaataaatattagattaaaaacgtaaacttttaaattaaaactactgcaattcattgaaaaataaactgaagacctaaaattaataaaacttgaaaataaataaaagctaaatagaaatattaaaaaacaaacaaattaaatgacaaaagtacATAGTTACtatgtaaaatttaaacaaaacaacgcaataaaatattttattaaaatattaataaatactataatagtatgtaaatgacacaaaaatattaatttgtgtataTCCAAtatctcagtttttttttaaatttaaaaatgttttcaatgttttaagaatggtttaattttgatttcatgtgggctccaatattttgaaacaattttGAAAACTGCCAGTGGTGCTCACcagtgatgggcagtagcgtcgctacaagtagtgacgctactagtttaactacatttctcagtagtgTGGTGGTAGCGTcgctgctttctgaatcaaatagcttttcagtagcgaagctctatttttgatcaagtagcgcggtagcgtcaaAAAAAGCTAgcgttacattttccaaagcatttctgaaactcaagctcaaatcagaaatataacaggtaaggatcactgatcctggatcagtaagtgacgctTCCGccactaaagctcgtaacgccattggttcctcaaactgtcagtcaaacctcattactCCTCTCGCCTCTCTCGTGAACGAAGTGCAGCGCGTTTGGAGGATCTCAGTTTGTCTGCAATATGAAGGTAAAtaaaagaactgttgattgaataagtacaaataaacactatatttataaagactaatgttttttttgtttttaaggagCAGAGAAGAGTATCTTAGTCTATCATTTGCCGTcgagtcacagccaaatagcttgTGCGAAGCGCTAAATCTTTTATAATACgatattttgaacaaataagaGAATAAACTGAGCGACAGAAGACTGTATAAgttcatgaaaatgtaaatgcgATGCATGTACTGCCTCTGATGCGGCTATAATGACAGGGCaaaacattcgctggtcaaaaacttcatatttgaacttgattttggtgaaatgttaataatataatgacacatgcaacgatgcaaataaacgtagcctatctgtaggcctatacatttatatggtaacactatacaataagatttcattaatgtattaactaacatgagtGAACAATggacaatacatttattacagtatttattcatctttgttaatgttagttaatgaaaatacagccgttcattggtagttcacgttagtttacagtgcattaacaaatgttaacaaacaacttttgattttaataatgcattagtaaatattgaaattaacattaagattaaaaaatgctgcagaagtattgttcattcttagttcacgttaactacactagttaactaatgttaattaatggaccttattgttaagtgttaccctTTGTATAAATGTGTCTGTATAGcctacaataaagccacaataccaactaccaataggaAGTTTCCAgccgacagcaaaaatgtattttgccaTTGTCACAATATGAGGTAAATCCGGCCCTGTACATGATACTGATTgttgttgccaaattggtttggagcagttgttgaataaacaatcaACCTGAACTAttatgcctgtctatctgcttgactgacagttttattgatcacttagagagcattgacttggtatgatgttggttcagtataaaaatttatatatattttttaaagtaacttagatgtagtaaactacctttgccatgttgctgtagcgtagcttgctacatttctcagggctgtagctttagtgtagtgaaGCTTAATTTAatgaagagtaactgttagtttagctcactacattttccaagtagcttgccaaCACTGGTGCTCACATGGTCAAGTTCAGCCCTTCAAGTTCATTCCACATCACTTCCTGTCCTCGCTCTATTCATGATCTATTCACATAGTTTAGTGATAGTTTATTTGATTTGAAACGAATAGCTGTCACTAAAGTTCTCTTAGTGAACCGCTCATGACTTTTCTTTGAGGCCGGTTAGTTTGCATCAGCATGGGGTCAGATTATTTTCCTCTACAGTGGCACTATTCTAAAAAAAGAACTATAAAGAGTTGCTGGGGAGGGTGaaacaatctttaaaaacagtTGGGAAACTTTATAACTCTTTGCAAGTTGAGAGAAAGGGAGCGCGGAGGCTTTGACAGAAAGCACAGAGGGACAGCCACACTGCTGGCTTCCCAACACGGAGGACGCACAAATGaaacggagagagagagaagcatcAACCTCTCTGCACAATCACTTCTTCAACTACAACACAGTCAAGCACAGCACAAAGAAAACACATCTGCATTCCCCGGATCAAATCGTACTTTCAACTCTTATCGTAAATAAACGTATATGTGCAAGACATCAGTGGCTTCCTCTCTCATAAGTTATAGCAgttttgaaatggaaattaaTCTGAAATATTCTGAAAGGTCATGGCATGCATCATCCCAAGTCATCTGTAGCAGTATGTGCCATCTCCATCATGATAAAGAATTTAAGGCAGGTctagaaaatgaaagaaatgtttGACTTTTGTTAGCTGGTGAAAAAGCTTTCACAGTCTAGCCTTCTTCAAACCATTATAGGCAAAGAAATGCAATGTTATATTAACCTATGGTAACAAGACTTGTcagctattcctttaacaagAATTTTAAACCCTTAATACATCATGTAATGGTATTCCTTCAGAAATTCAGAACAGCTCAATACAAATCTCATCTCTGTAAATTTGGCAGAGTCCACAGTAAATCAGATAGCAACTTGCAATATGTTAACTTACCCACTTGAGACCAGATCTCcgattttaaagaaatgaaaacagaGCTGGTGCATGTTCAAGTGGTGTTATACTTTAGCAGAGAGCGAGACGGTAGGAGGTTGTGTCAGACTTTAGGTGTGCTGTGGAATCGGTCCAAACAGGCTTCCCTAATCTCTGctgagtgtgtttgtttgtctctGAATGTCAGAACGCCTTCGGGGCAGGAAGACAAAGTTCAAAGCAATGCAGATACACTTTGTATACGAGTCCAACTGTTAGATAAAACTGACACAGATTTACAGAGCAAATCCAAATATTGCAGTATGGCAGTCAACAAAGCGGTATATTTCATGTGAAAataccaacttttttttttttttttttggtggacaACTGATTATAAACAGACAaacttttacaaaattattgttATAAGAAAATTATAATCTTGTGAATtctcacatatacacacacacacacacacacacacacatacacacacacacacacacatatatatatatatatatatatatatatatatatatatatatatatatatatatatatatatatatatatatatatatatatatatatatacacacacaacaccAATGACTTTTTGGTGTCATGAGTCTAAAATGACTCTTTTGGAAGAGTCATTTAGACTCttcaaaactgttgcaacagagatagatgaaaagaaatgaaatgaaaaaactattttttaaatacatgaattatctttctatctttgttgccacagttttggaagtgcttttttctgttctaaagaagggggtgtaccaatacttttgtccatatagtgcaTGTataagtcattggtgtttggtgatgagcTTTTtgctcaaggtctgcatttaaagtcaaataatataatataatataacataatattatattatattatagttgtATGTTGACTGCAGTGTTGAATGTTGAAGTACTTCTGTCGAGCTGAGTCGACAAATCTAGAAACTACTAATTAGATCTGTGCTTAAGTGCAATTAATAATCAAAGTTTGCTATA
The Onychostoma macrolepis isolate SWU-2019 chromosome 11, ASM1243209v1, whole genome shotgun sequence genome window above contains:
- the LOC131549778 gene encoding uncharacterized protein LOC131549778 encodes the protein MIYTRTSNQVISLLKPPQPKRLLNIAVNLRSRLAGLPHLLPAPRLAPEEHQTTALGHQQAKAVPRIRLMQGPARFRRRPSFPSRLPPQRYRGPPLKRASGRLRHQSRPRCPPLSAQSPQSKQALGAMAGLHSPATGLSQLRARSPSTCLAARAAAFSPAARPLRPGDYSSSKRLAAVASPFSPTAYSFQLRDRSPGKRLAARAAKHSSASSPLQRSPPSETIILTLHRHTHACPPKRHRHGTPTSSSQHPSTDFSRNSGCWLQRRTKIQPQYLHIQN